The stretch of DNA CTGGCCGCGAGGGCCCTGGCTCTGGCAGCGGGACTGGGGCTCACCCCAGGGCCTCCTCATAAACCTGAGACACTTCCCGTGCTGGACCCCGGGGTGTCCCCACCCAGTCCCAGGCTGGCTCTGCCCCCTCAGACCTCAGTGCCCGACACGCCCCACCCTGGCCTTTAGGATCTTAGGCAGGGGCAGTGggtccggggtggggggtgggtgtgtgGCCCTCGCTGGCCCGGGGAGAGCAGtctgccccgccctgcccccggCCCTACCTAGCTCCTTGCACAGCATCTTGATGCAGCTCGGGGGGTCCCCTTTCTGGTGCAGGCCGCCCACACATCGGATTCTCCGGAGCTCAGCCATCCCGCTGGCCACCTTGAGGTGTCCGGGGCTCACGGCCGAGGGAGGGGCCCCGGGGCCTAGCTGGTGCCTCCTGTGTGCGGCCGTGGTGTCCTTCTCCGTCCTCCCTGCCTTCGGGCCACGGGAAAGAAGAAGGACGCTGGCTCTCACGCAGCCCTCAGACGGAGCGCATGGCTTCCACCCCCTCCACAGGGAGCTGCCCTTGTGTTCCTGGGCCCCGTTGCTAGGTGGCCCCTGTGACATcactgcagaggcagaggccagcCTGCTGGCCCTTCCCGCGGCCCTAGGTCGGAGTGGCCTCCTCCCAGGGCCTCCTGCCTCTCAGCAGAGAGGGCAAAGGGCCAGGCGGCCAGGGGCCTTCATGCGGCTCTGCAGGCGCTTCTGGTGTTGGGTCTGCTGAGCCTTCAGGCAAATCTCTCGATTCCTAGCAGGGACGAAGGACTCGGAGGTCGCGGCGGGGAGTCCACTTGGCGGCCTGGGCCCTGGGTGGCGTCCTGCGTCCTCCCCCTCCAGATGAGGGGAGATTCACGCAAACGCAGCATCGGAGGGCAGCCGTCTGCGGACAGGTACCTCTGACTGTGCCGAGGAAACCCTTCTCCGCGTTTTCAGTTGAGCTGTTTGCTGACACTGCCGTGACCAAAGGCTCGCTCGGGCGGCTTCCACAGTAGACATTCGCTTTCTGGGTCAGGAGCCTGGAGGTCTGAGGTCCAGGTGTGGGTAGGGCTGGCCTCCTGAGGCTGCTCTCCTCGGTGCGTAGATGcccgtctcctccctgtgtcctcacggggCCGTcctctgtgcgtgtctgtgttCTGACCTCCTCTTCTTAAAGGACAGCAGTCAGACTGGATCAGGgccaccctagtgacctcatgtAACcgtaatcacctctttaaaggctcatCTCCAAAGGCAGTcactttctgaggtcctggggacCAGGACTtcacacatgaattttggggtgaCACAATTCAGCCTATGACACAGCCTAACAGAAAGTTTCTGATAATCTATTCAACACAATTTTTTCTTCTCACCTGGGACCACGGGGGAAAATCAGAGCAGGTGTTTCCTGAGGATCCAGCCGACAGCACTAGGTGTGTCGTAATGTTCCGAATGAAGTACAAGTGACGAACTCCCTTTTTCCACGTGCACTTCCATTCCCTAAACAAGCTCACGGCATCTAAGCTCCCGGGAGCCCTCGGGTCCGCCAGCCGGGGGCCGGTGCAGGGGCCGCCCTGGAGGCTGCTCGGAGGCTCTGTGCCCCGGGGGGACACGGATGGAGGCGGGCAGCTGAACCAGCTCCCTCTTGGGGTAACAGGTGGGCTGGAGAAAGTCAGTGGGCACAGACTGGGGTCGCAAAAGATTGGGGTCCTCGGAGTGGGGCTTTGGGTCCTCATTCTCCCAGGTGTTGTCTTTTCAGTCCTCCCACATACCCCGACATGGGCAGAGCTCGTTATCTGCCCCCGCCAGCCCCAACTCTCTCCGCTGGGCCTGGTCCTGCGTGTGAACCTGTGTTGCGCAGGCCCTTGGGAGCCGCCCTGCGGCCCTGCCATGGACGCTCGTGTTCGGGGCGTCTGAACCCCTTGGCCCCCACCCGGAGCAGACAGGGGGAGCCGGAGAGCAGCAGAACAGCACTTTCCTCCCCAGTCCACGTGCACCTGGGAAGGACGCTCATCACTACTGTCCTCGGTTCAGGGCCGCGGCACCTCTGAAGGCCTGCCCCGGCTTCCCCAGAGCCaaatcccacccctccccccacgaCTCTCTCATACCAGGCGGCCGACCAACAGGGGCTGGAAGTAAAAAGACAACTGAGTGGAAaccaaatggagaaaagacaggagaaaggagaagaggcaTTTTTCCCCGGGGGGCGGGGCGCGTCCCCCATGTTGTGCACCCAGCTCCTTCCCCCCCTTTCGGAAGGGAGCAGTCATATCTGCTCAACGGCACTGAGCTCCCTCTGTCTCCCCTCGGGCCAGCGGCCTCCTGTCCCCCCTCCCTCGGGACACTGACCTGTGTCTGGCCCTCGAGCACACACCCCGCTGCTGAGTCCTCGGAGACACGAGGGGCCCTGCCTTTCCCACCCTCCTTGAGCTTGACGCCGTCTCTGTCCGCCCTGAGGTCCCCATGGCCCTCACAGGGCCCCACTCCACACCTTTCCATCCCAGAAGCATTGTGGTTTCCAGCACAACCCAAAGCCCCACAACTGGACCTCACCTGTCACCAGAGGGACCTCACCTGTCATCCAAGGAGCCTCACCTGTCGTCCTGGGGGCCTCACCTATCATCATAGGGACCTCACCTGTCGTCAGAGGGGCCTCATCTGTCATCAGGGGATCCCACCTGTCGTCAAATGGACATCTCCTGTCATCAGGGGTACCACACCTGTTGTCAGAGGGAACTCACCTGTCGTCAGGGGGATCACACCTGTCATCAGAGGAACCCCACCTGTCGTTAGGGGGACCCCACCTGTCGTCAGGGGAATCTTACCTGTTGTCAGGGGACCAAACCTGTTGTCAggtggatcccacatgtcgtCAAACGGACCTCACCTATCGTCAGGGTGATCACCCTGTCACTAGGGGGACCTCACCTGTCACCATGGGTACCGCACCTGTCGCTAGGGGGACCTCACCTGTCACCATGGGTACCACATCTGTCATCAGGGGGATCACACCTGTTGCTAGCGGGAACCACACCTGTTGCTAGGGGGACCTCACCTGTCATAGAGGACCTCACCTGTCATCCAGGGGATCACACTTGTTGTAAGGGGGACCTGTCCTATCATCAGGGGGACACCCTCTATCACCAGAGGGACCACATTTGTTGTCAATGTACCTCACCTGTCATCACAGGTATGTCATccagctccctcctgccccactccACCACACACCCCCATCTCCACGTGTGCATTATCAGTGGGCGCTCATGTGAAACCAAGCCAGtctcagaaagaataaaaggtcTGTTTTAATTGGCCAGTAAAATACATCCCAAATCATTAGTATCTTATAAACAGAAACATTAAGTTACAAATCCATATTAAAAACTGCAGTTTGGAGCAGCCTCAGAGCTGCGTATATggagcttttcttttttgcaacATTTTCCTCCACCATTTTTGCGACAACAGGCAATGTTACCATCTGCCATCTAGATCTCGAGTCTGAACAACAGCCGGGGCCTTCGGGGGAGTCAGCAGAAGCTCGTCAGGACCCACAGCCCCAAAAGCACAGCAGCCCTGGCAGCCCCCAGGGCCTCAGAGACGGCGAGCTCTGCCGCTGGCCCGGCGTCCGCTCCCAAGCCTCCCAGTGCGGGCCCAGGtttccccctgcctccctccctgttCTCTCTCGGGGACCTGCACTTGGCTGCCATGAGACACAACC from Phocoena phocoena chromosome 18, mPhoPho1.1, whole genome shotgun sequence encodes:
- the C18H13orf46 gene encoding LOW QUALITY PROTEIN: uncharacterized protein C13orf46 homolog (The sequence of the model RefSeq protein was modified relative to this genomic sequence to represent the inferred CDS: deleted 2 bases in 1 codon); translated protein: MWDPPDNRCDPPDDRADRDGVKLKEGGKGRAPRVSEDSAAGCVLEGQTQPTCYPKRELVQLPASIRVPPGHRASEQPPGRPLHRPPAGGPEGSRELRCQEEVRTQTRTEDGPVRTQGGDGHLRTEESSLRRPALPTPGPQTSRLLTQKANVYCGSRPSEPLVTAVSANSSTENAEKGFLGTAGRTEKDTTAAHRRHQLGPGAPPSAVSPGHLKVASGMAELRRIRCVGGLHQKGDPPSCIKMLCKELEPEGHGKDLRSDTEDAHCQASPEEQRQDAAGQVRGHWKEAEPEASGQEEPDSREGADKRALEAEEGEPESVQLGDLLEKEKPSVFVEVDLGDGSEEVITCAMKEEKRSQNGDMADLSEDEIGTSWVCCIPYSTRKKVEESS